The proteins below come from a single Argentina anserina chromosome 1, drPotAnse1.1, whole genome shotgun sequence genomic window:
- the LOC126786281 gene encoding mitochondrial import inner membrane translocase subunit TIM17-2-like codes for MGTPETSREPCPDRILDDVGGAFGMGAVGGGAWHFFKGIYNSPSGTRLAGGAQAVRMNSPRVGGSFAVWGGLFSTFDCTMVYLRQKEDPWNSIISGAATGGFLSMRQGMGATARSALMGGVLLSLIEGAGIMLNKFTEHQQNAAFEEAAAAQMAGIPGMPPPTGLPPMGAPEAEGSSGAASWLGGLFGKKEPEAPSGGSETKVLESFDAPPVPSFEFK; via the coding sequence ATGGGAACTCCAGAAACCTCACGGGAACCGTGCCCGGACCGGATCCTGGACGACGTCGGCGGCGCGTTCGGGATGGGCGCCGTGGGAGGAGGCGCGTGGCACTTTTTCAAAGGGATCTACAACTCCCCCAGCGGGACGCGTCTCGCCGGCGGCGCGCAAGCCGTCCGGATGAACTCGCCGCGCGTCGGCGGAAGCTTCGCCGTCTGGGGCGGCCTGTTCTCCACCTTCGACTGCACGATGGTGTACCTGCGCCAGAAAGAGGACCCCTGGAACTCGATCATCTCCGGCGCCGCCACCGGCGGCTTCCTCTCGATGCGGCAGGGGATGGGCGCGACGGCGAGGTCGGCTCTCATGGGAGGAGTGCTGCTGTCGCTGATCGAAGGCGCCGGGATCATGCTGAACAAGTTCACGGAGCATCAGCAGAACGCCGCGTTTGAGGAGGCCGCGGCTGCTCAGATGGCCGGAATCCCTGGGATGCCGCCGCCGACCGGGCTGCCTCCGATGGGTGCGCCGGAGGCCGAAGGAAGCTCCGGTGCGGCTTCGTGGTTGGGAGGGTTGTTTGGGAAGAAAGAGCCGGAGGCGCCGAGCGGCGGGAGCGAGACGAAGGTTCTGGAGAGCTTCGATGCGCCTCCGGTGCCGAGTTTTGAGTTCAAGTGA